One window of the Pseudomonas sp. S04 genome contains the following:
- a CDS encoding type II toxin-antitoxin system HipA family toxin produces MSDALDKQRLHVSVSGSPVGTLGRGQSRDDSVFSYADDAQETHAVSLTMPVRLESYAWARGLPPVFEMNLPEGALREELVRRFSKAIRGFDDFALLAITGPYQLGRLGLCEMGSATPPLPDTRLADLLVHDGAQGLFEDLLHTYGQYSGVSGVQPKVLLRDSAAPIDRLTHRGATHLVKTFRPEEYPELAANEYFCMRAALHSGLEVPGFELSERGKFLVVERFDLNDQGYLGFEDFCVLNAWPSRAKYDGSYEGAAKQIKAFVSPHLLGQALESFFKIVALSAGLKNGDAHLKNFGVLYPDCSAAAPISFAPAYDIVTTSVYIKTDSMALLLGGSKAWPKYKMLMRFGRSACNLTEGRCHELLQQVVHGMESAMVEMRDYIRSNRGFAEIGKAMLEQWQAGTERSLVKG; encoded by the coding sequence ATGAGTGACGCGCTGGATAAGCAACGTTTGCATGTCAGTGTGTCCGGTTCTCCGGTAGGGACCCTGGGTCGCGGTCAGTCGCGCGATGATTCAGTGTTCAGTTATGCCGATGACGCGCAAGAAACCCACGCCGTCTCGTTGACCATGCCCGTTCGCCTGGAGAGCTATGCCTGGGCGCGCGGGTTGCCGCCGGTGTTTGAAATGAACCTGCCGGAAGGCGCGCTGCGTGAGGAACTGGTGCGTCGATTCAGCAAGGCGATTCGCGGCTTTGATGACTTCGCGCTGTTGGCGATCACTGGCCCTTACCAGTTGGGACGCCTGGGACTTTGCGAGATGGGCAGTGCCACTCCCCCACTCCCAGACACCCGCCTCGCAGACCTGCTGGTGCATGATGGCGCCCAAGGCCTGTTTGAAGACCTGTTGCACACTTATGGCCAGTACTCGGGGGTCTCCGGGGTGCAGCCCAAAGTGCTGTTGCGCGACAGTGCTGCCCCCATAGACCGGCTGACCCATCGAGGGGCCACCCATCTGGTCAAGACCTTTCGCCCGGAGGAATACCCGGAGCTGGCGGCAAACGAGTACTTCTGCATGCGCGCAGCGCTGCATTCGGGGCTTGAGGTGCCTGGATTCGAACTGAGTGAGCGCGGGAAATTCCTGGTCGTCGAGCGTTTTGATCTGAATGACCAAGGCTACCTGGGCTTCGAAGATTTCTGTGTACTCAACGCTTGGCCTTCCAGGGCCAAGTACGATGGCTCGTATGAAGGGGCTGCCAAGCAGATCAAGGCGTTCGTTTCTCCGCACTTGTTGGGCCAGGCCCTGGAGTCGTTCTTCAAGATTGTCGCGTTGTCGGCGGGCCTGAAAAATGGCGATGCACACCTGAAGAACTTTGGTGTGTTGTATCCCGACTGCAGTGCTGCGGCGCCCATCAGCTTCGCCCCGGCCTACGACATCGTCACCACCTCGGTCTATATCAAGACCGATAGCATGGCGTTGCTGTTGGGTGGCTCAAAAGCATGGCCCAAATACAAAATGCTGATGCGCTTTGGGCGCTCGGCCTGCAACCTGACCGAGGGCCGTTGCCATGAACTGTTGCAGCAAGTGGTTCATGGCATGGAGTCGGCGATGGTCGAGATGAGGGATTACATCCGCAGCAATCGGGGTTTTGCCGAGATAGGCAAGGCCATGCTCGAGCAATGGCAGGCCGGCACTGAGCGCAGCCTGGTGAAGGGCTGA
- a CDS encoding AraC family transcriptional regulator, translated as MIEPTSLASWTRALRKQLDALGFDSDVLCRQAGLDPQLMDDPNARYPLSATTRLWELAVQASGDPAIGLRVSRFVSPTTFHALGYALVASGSLREVFERIVRYHQVVSDALELHLSRAEDRYCFTLKVPADSPAPAPEALDAFAAIYVRTCRNRLGREYAPLAVYLRRAEPADPHPWHKVFRAPVYFAAEEDRLEFSLEDFDSHLDDANPELAEHNETVLKRTLAQLKPLTWERKVRDAIEEQLPEGEPSAERIAQALHLSLRSLQRHLADEGCRFDTLLNESRENLALLHLRDPQCSLSEISYLLGFADTSSFSRAFKRWTGMTPGQFRDGLR; from the coding sequence ATGATTGAACCCACCTCACTCGCCAGCTGGACCCGCGCCCTGCGCAAACAACTCGATGCCCTGGGCTTCGACAGCGATGTGCTGTGCCGGCAAGCCGGGCTCGACCCACAATTGATGGACGACCCCAACGCGCGGTATCCACTCTCGGCCACCACGCGCCTATGGGAACTGGCCGTCCAGGCCAGTGGTGACCCGGCGATCGGCCTACGGGTCTCGCGGTTCGTCAGCCCGACCACTTTTCACGCACTGGGCTATGCGCTGGTGGCGAGTGGCAGCCTGCGCGAAGTGTTCGAGCGCATCGTGCGTTATCACCAGGTCGTCAGTGATGCCCTCGAACTGCACTTGAGCCGGGCTGAGGACCGCTACTGCTTCACCCTCAAAGTCCCCGCCGACAGCCCGGCGCCGGCTCCCGAAGCCCTCGATGCCTTCGCCGCGATCTATGTGCGCACCTGCCGCAACCGCCTGGGCCGCGAATACGCGCCACTGGCAGTGTACTTGCGGCGCGCGGAGCCGGCCGACCCCCATCCCTGGCACAAGGTATTCCGCGCACCGGTGTACTTCGCCGCCGAAGAGGATCGCCTGGAGTTTTCCCTGGAGGATTTCGACAGTCACCTGGACGACGCCAACCCGGAACTGGCCGAGCACAACGAGACCGTGCTCAAGCGCACCCTGGCGCAACTCAAGCCACTGACCTGGGAGCGCAAGGTTCGCGACGCCATCGAGGAGCAACTGCCCGAAGGCGAACCCAGCGCCGAACGCATCGCCCAGGCCCTGCACCTGAGCCTGCGCAGCCTGCAACGGCACCTGGCGGACGAGGGCTGTCGCTTCGACACCCTGCTCAACGAAAGCCGCGAGAACCTGGCCCTGCTGCACCTGCGCGACCCGCAGTGCTCGTTGAGCGAAATCAGTTATCTGTTGGGATTCGCCGACACCAGCAGCTTCAGCCGCGCATTCAAGCGCTGGACCGGGATGACACCGGGGCAGTTTCGCGATGGGTTGCGCTGA